Proteins from a single region of Verrucosispora sp. NA02020:
- the metE gene encoding 5-methyltetrahydropteroyltriglutamate--homocysteine S-methyltransferase gives MTTPFGTSTVLGYPRIGPRRELKTAVEGYWAGRIDEPTLRATAAQVREETWRTLHDAGLSAVPSNTFSLYDHVLDAAVTVDAVPDRFRRLGLGELDTYFAMARGTAQEPPLEMTKWFDTNYHYLVPEIGPDTAFAARADTPLTEYGRARALGITTRPVLVGPATLLLLAKPTADAPDGFRPFDRLDDLVDVYADLLTALADVGVPWVQLDEPAYVGDRSDAEIRALSAAYARLGALTHRPRLFVAAYFGELGDALPALLDTPIEAIGLDLVAGPGDLDRLAGHGALPGRTVVAGLVDGRNVWRTDLRAAAAVGATLTGLADTVAVSTSCSLLHVPVDLAAETELDPRLRDRLAFARQKVDEVVALGRVLRDGVGELPAAPAPVPAQWRDDAVRARLEALRPEHTRRGPYPQRAEAQRRRLGLPALATTTIGSFPQTEALRRARAEHRAGRLDAAGYAERMRAEIAEVVAEQERLGLDVLVHGEPERNDMVQYFAEHLDGFAATAHGWVQSYGSRCVRPPILYGDVTRRAPITVTWSRYAQSLTDRPVKGMLTGPVTILAWSFVRVDQPLAETARQVALALRDEARDLEAAGIRIIQVDEPALRELLPPRRRDHAGYLDWSVAAFRLATSGVADATAIHTHLCYSEFGEVLPAIDALDADVTSIEASRSRMEILDDLATVGYTRGIGPGVYDIHSPRVPDGAEVVTALRRAAAVVGPDRLWVNPDCGLKTRGYDEVRPALTALVRAAASVRAELAADGPTPAPSDA, from the coding sequence ATGACCACTCCGTTCGGCACGAGCACCGTGCTCGGCTATCCGCGCATCGGCCCGCGCCGTGAACTCAAGACCGCGGTCGAGGGCTACTGGGCCGGCCGCATCGACGAGCCGACCCTGCGGGCCACCGCCGCGCAGGTACGCGAGGAGACCTGGCGTACGTTGCACGACGCCGGCCTGTCCGCCGTACCGTCCAACACGTTCTCGCTCTACGACCACGTGCTCGACGCGGCCGTCACGGTCGACGCCGTACCCGACCGGTTCCGCCGGCTCGGCCTCGGTGAGCTGGACACCTACTTCGCCATGGCACGCGGCACCGCCCAGGAGCCGCCGCTGGAGATGACGAAGTGGTTCGACACCAACTACCACTACCTGGTGCCCGAGATCGGCCCGGACACCGCCTTCGCCGCCCGGGCCGACACGCCCCTGACCGAGTACGGGCGGGCGCGGGCGCTCGGCATCACCACCCGTCCGGTGCTGGTCGGCCCGGCCACCCTGCTGCTGCTCGCCAAGCCCACCGCCGACGCGCCGGACGGGTTCCGCCCGTTCGACCGGCTGGACGACCTCGTCGACGTCTACGCCGACCTGCTGACCGCGCTCGCCGACGTCGGGGTGCCGTGGGTGCAGCTCGACGAACCGGCGTACGTCGGCGACCGGTCCGACGCCGAGATCCGCGCCCTCAGCGCCGCCTACGCCCGCCTCGGCGCGCTGACCCACCGGCCCCGCCTGTTCGTCGCCGCCTACTTCGGCGAACTCGGCGATGCGCTGCCCGCCTTGCTGGACACGCCGATCGAGGCGATCGGGTTGGACCTGGTCGCCGGACCGGGTGACCTGGACCGGCTCGCCGGCCACGGCGCGCTGCCGGGCCGGACCGTGGTCGCCGGGCTGGTCGACGGCCGCAACGTGTGGCGGACCGACCTGCGGGCCGCTGCGGCTGTCGGCGCCACCCTCACCGGGCTCGCCGACACCGTCGCGGTGTCCACCTCCTGCTCGCTGCTGCACGTGCCGGTGGACCTGGCCGCCGAGACCGAGCTGGACCCCCGGCTACGGGACCGGTTGGCGTTCGCCCGTCAGAAGGTCGACGAGGTGGTCGCGCTCGGTCGGGTGCTGCGCGACGGGGTGGGCGAGCTGCCCGCCGCGCCTGCGCCGGTGCCGGCACAGTGGCGCGACGACGCGGTCCGTGCCCGCCTGGAGGCCCTGCGGCCCGAGCACACCCGACGCGGCCCGTACCCGCAGCGCGCCGAGGCCCAGCGCCGACGCCTCGGGCTGCCCGCGCTGGCGACCACCACCATCGGGTCGTTCCCGCAGACCGAGGCGTTGCGCCGGGCCCGGGCCGAGCACCGGGCCGGTCGCCTGGACGCGGCCGGCTACGCCGAGCGGATGCGGGCCGAGATCGCCGAGGTGGTGGCCGAACAGGAACGCCTCGGGCTGGACGTGCTGGTGCACGGCGAGCCGGAGCGCAACGACATGGTGCAGTACTTCGCCGAACACCTCGACGGCTTCGCCGCCACCGCCCACGGCTGGGTCCAGTCGTACGGCTCCCGGTGCGTACGCCCGCCGATCCTGTACGGCGACGTGACCCGGCGCGCACCGATCACGGTGACCTGGTCCCGGTACGCCCAGTCCCTCACCGACCGGCCGGTCAAGGGCATGCTCACCGGTCCGGTGACCATCCTGGCCTGGTCGTTCGTCCGGGTGGACCAGCCGCTGGCGGAGACCGCCCGGCAGGTCGCCCTGGCCCTGCGTGACGAGGCGCGGGACCTGGAGGCGGCGGGCATCCGGATCATCCAGGTCGACGAGCCCGCCCTGCGGGAACTGCTGCCACCACGCCGCCGGGACCACGCCGGCTACCTGGACTGGTCGGTGGCGGCGTTCCGACTGGCGACCAGCGGCGTCGCCGACGCCACGGCGATCCACACCCACCTGTGCTACTCGGAGTTCGGCGAGGTGCTGCCCGCCATCGACGCCCTGGACGCCGACGTGACCAGCATCGAGGCGTCCCGTTCCCGGATGGAGATCCTCGACGACCTGGCCACCGTCGGCTACACCCGGGGCATCGGGCCGGGTGTCTACGACATCCACTCGCCCCGGGTGCCCGACGGCGCCGAGGTGGTCACCGCGCTGCGCCGGGCGGCGGCGGTCGTCGGGCCGGACCGGCTCTGGGTCAACCCCGACTGCGGGCTCAAGACCCGGGGCTACGACGAGGTCCGTCCCGCACTGACCGCGCTGGTCCGGGCCGCCGCCTCGGTCCGCGCCGAACTGGCCGCCGACGGGCCGACGCCCGCACCGAGCGACGCCTGA
- a CDS encoding iron ABC transporter permease — protein MSVTTLPTSPTDVLGVAAQRRRTGLWLLALTLGLVLTGLVAVGAGAIGIPPLTVARIIGHQLVGVPGEVSWTGPQQAIVWQVRLPRVLLGMLVGAGLAVCGVALQAMVRNVLADPYLLGINSGASSGAAAAILFGAGAGFGQYALSTSAFVGALGASLLVFLIARSGGRVTSIRLLLAGVAVGYALYATTSFLIFASGSAEGARSVMFWLLGSLGLARWNALLLIAAVVLIGTIGYLTVVGRRLDVLAIGDETAHTLGVSPDRFRLRLLVLVSLSVGILVSAAGSIGFVGLVVPHLARRIVGAPHVRVVPVAALLGAILLVWADVLARVLLAPQEIPIGIITSLLGAPFLLVLIRRLHASGA, from the coding sequence GTGAGCGTCACCACCCTGCCGACGAGCCCGACGGACGTGCTCGGTGTGGCGGCGCAGCGCCGCCGGACCGGCCTCTGGCTGCTCGCGCTGACCCTCGGCCTGGTCCTGACCGGCCTGGTCGCGGTCGGGGCCGGGGCGATCGGCATCCCGCCGCTCACGGTGGCCCGGATCATCGGGCACCAGCTCGTCGGCGTGCCGGGCGAGGTGAGCTGGACCGGACCGCAGCAGGCGATCGTCTGGCAGGTCCGACTGCCCCGGGTCCTGCTCGGCATGCTGGTCGGCGCCGGGCTGGCGGTCTGCGGCGTGGCCTTGCAGGCCATGGTCCGCAACGTGCTCGCCGACCCGTACCTGCTGGGGATCAACTCCGGCGCCTCCAGCGGCGCGGCCGCCGCGATCCTCTTCGGCGCCGGCGCCGGCTTCGGCCAGTACGCGCTCTCCACCAGCGCGTTCGTCGGCGCGCTCGGCGCCTCGCTGCTGGTCTTCCTGATCGCGCGCAGCGGCGGCCGGGTCACCTCCATCCGGCTGCTGCTGGCCGGCGTCGCCGTCGGGTACGCGCTGTACGCCACCACCAGCTTCCTGATCTTCGCCTCCGGATCCGCCGAGGGTGCCCGGTCGGTGATGTTCTGGCTCCTCGGGTCGCTGGGCCTGGCCCGCTGGAACGCCCTGCTGCTGATCGCCGCCGTGGTGCTGATCGGCACCATCGGATACCTGACCGTCGTCGGACGGCGGCTCGACGTGCTGGCCATCGGCGACGAGACCGCGCACACCCTGGGCGTCTCGCCGGACCGGTTCCGCCTCCGGCTGCTCGTGCTGGTCTCGCTCAGCGTCGGCATCCTGGTCTCCGCCGCCGGCAGCATCGGTTTCGTCGGCCTGGTCGTGCCGCACCTGGCCCGCCGCATCGTCGGCGCACCGCACGTCCGGGTGGTGCCGGTGGCCGCGCTGCTCGGGGCGATCCTCCTGGTCTGGGCCGACGTGCTGGCCCGGGTGCTGCTGGCACCGCAGGAGATCCCGATCGGCATCATCACCTCCCTGCTCGGTGCCCCCTTCCTGCTGGTCCTGATCCGCCGTCTGCACGCCTCCGGCGCCTGA
- a CDS encoding ABC transporter substrate-binding protein produces the protein MLKARRLATAAASACVLLVAGCGGGADGPTDAAPGYPVTVTNCGVDVTFDAPPQRIVLLKSAAVPYLHALGVLDRVTARAGQYPKEYYDAATQGELDRIPLLTDKTDTSGHLQISKEVVISQEPDLVLGEVDNLSRDTLAAVDIPLLEEPAMCPDSTAVPSFDDIYRQMETYGRVFGRQTEASTAVTALQDRMTKVQAEAGSGSGRTAAVLYPTVGGGTTYAYGTGSMAHPQLTAAGFRNVFGDVKERVFEVTVEELLGRNPDVLILLYGDGDPRAVEQGLTGLPGAQQLNAVRNGQVMTQLFNFTEPPTPLSIDGLERIVQRFGNGS, from the coding sequence ATGTTGAAGGCACGCCGCCTCGCCACCGCCGCCGCCTCCGCGTGCGTGCTGCTCGTCGCCGGGTGCGGCGGCGGCGCCGACGGACCGACCGACGCCGCCCCCGGCTACCCGGTCACCGTGACCAACTGCGGCGTGGACGTCACCTTCGACGCCCCTCCGCAGCGGATCGTGCTGCTCAAGAGCGCCGCCGTGCCGTACCTGCACGCGCTCGGCGTGCTGGACCGGGTCACCGCGCGGGCGGGGCAGTACCCGAAGGAGTACTACGACGCGGCGACCCAGGGCGAGCTGGACCGCATCCCGTTGCTGACCGACAAGACCGACACCAGCGGCCACCTCCAGATCTCCAAGGAGGTGGTGATCAGCCAGGAGCCCGACCTGGTCCTCGGCGAGGTCGACAACCTCTCCCGCGACACCCTCGCGGCGGTGGACATCCCGCTGCTGGAGGAGCCGGCGATGTGCCCGGACAGCACCGCCGTGCCGAGTTTCGACGACATCTACCGGCAGATGGAGACGTACGGCCGGGTGTTCGGCCGCCAGACCGAGGCGTCGACTGCGGTCACCGCGCTCCAGGACCGGATGACGAAGGTCCAGGCCGAGGCGGGCAGCGGGTCCGGACGCACCGCGGCGGTGCTCTATCCGACCGTCGGCGGCGGCACCACGTACGCGTACGGCACCGGCAGCATGGCCCACCCGCAGTTGACGGCCGCCGGTTTCCGCAACGTCTTCGGCGACGTCAAGGAGCGGGTCTTCGAGGTCACCGTCGAGGAACTGCTCGGCCGCAACCCGGACGTGCTGATCCTGCTCTACGGCGACGGCGACCCCCGCGCGGTCGAGCAGGGGCTCACCGGGCTGCCGGGCGCGCAGCAGCTCAACGCGGTCCGCAACGGCCAGGTCATGACCCAGTTGTTCAACTTCACCGAGCCGCCGACGCCGTTGTCCATCGACGGTCTGGAGCGGATCGTGCAGCGCTTCGGGAACGGCTCGTGA
- a CDS encoding ABC transporter ATP-binding protein — MIEATDVTWRYGANPVIDGVSVTARPGRVLGLIGPNGSGKTTLLRLLYGALRSRTGQVVVDGDALVALPAREAARRLAVVVQESGGETALTVAELVLLGRGPHLSTFQRTGRADHEIAARCLSRVGATHLSGRAFVQLSGGERQRVLIARALAQQATHLLLDEPTNHLDIRYQHEILHLVRTLDTCSVVVLHDLNLAARYCDDLVLLGAGGVAAAGTVDEVLDPAVLEPVYGIGIRRLDLDGTVHLLFHPIHESTDERTAA; from the coding sequence GTGATCGAGGCCACCGACGTCACGTGGCGCTACGGCGCGAATCCGGTCATCGACGGGGTCAGCGTGACCGCCCGGCCGGGTCGGGTCCTCGGCCTGATCGGGCCCAACGGCAGCGGCAAGACCACGCTGCTGCGGTTGCTCTACGGCGCCCTGCGCAGCCGGACCGGGCAGGTCGTGGTGGACGGCGACGCGTTGGTCGCCCTGCCCGCCCGGGAGGCCGCGCGGCGGCTGGCCGTGGTCGTGCAGGAGAGCGGCGGGGAGACCGCCCTGACCGTGGCGGAGCTGGTGCTGCTCGGCCGGGGGCCGCACCTGTCGACGTTCCAGCGGACCGGTCGGGCCGACCACGAGATCGCCGCCCGCTGCCTGAGCCGGGTCGGTGCCACGCACCTGAGCGGGCGGGCGTTCGTCCAGCTCTCCGGCGGTGAGCGGCAGCGGGTGCTGATCGCCCGCGCGCTCGCCCAGCAGGCCACCCACCTGCTGCTCGACGAGCCCACCAACCACCTCGACATCCGCTACCAGCACGAGATCCTGCACCTGGTCCGCACGCTGGACACCTGCTCGGTCGTCGTGCTGCACGATCTCAACCTGGCCGCCCGCTACTGCGACGACCTGGTGCTGCTCGGCGCGGGCGGGGTCGCCGCCGCCGGCACCGTCGACGAGGTCCTCGACCCCGCCGTCCTGGAGCCCGTCTACGGCATCGGCATCCGGCGCCTGGACCTCGACGGCACCGTCCACCTGCTGTTCCACCCGATCCATGAGAGCACCGACGAGAGGACTGCGGCATGA
- a CDS encoding class I SAM-dependent methyltransferase → MTTQERINAYWTGRAPEYDEYQQRPDRLADDQRAWAQIWAQALPAAPLDVLDVGTGTGQVAMVLAGLGHRVTGIDLAEGMLAEARRHAATVTDGPVIRLGDAVAPDFPAASFDAVTSRYLMWTLREPQRAVANWIRLLRPGGTVAVVDSTWFPHGLDNASENFTGHYDSQVQAELPLATATSIDKTVAVLEESGLTDVTAVPLTSIYELDHRYGVAPNHEHQMQYLVSGRV, encoded by the coding sequence ATGACCACGCAGGAACGCATCAACGCCTACTGGACCGGCCGCGCACCCGAGTACGACGAGTACCAGCAGCGCCCCGACCGGCTCGCCGACGACCAGCGGGCCTGGGCGCAGATCTGGGCGCAGGCCCTGCCGGCCGCACCGCTGGACGTGCTCGACGTCGGCACCGGCACCGGCCAGGTCGCCATGGTCCTGGCCGGTCTCGGGCACCGCGTCACCGGCATCGACCTGGCCGAGGGCATGCTCGCCGAGGCCCGCCGGCACGCCGCGACCGTCACCGACGGCCCGGTCATCCGGCTCGGCGACGCCGTGGCGCCGGACTTCCCGGCCGCCAGCTTCGACGCCGTCACCAGCCGATACCTGATGTGGACGCTACGCGAGCCGCAGAGGGCCGTGGCCAACTGGATCCGCCTGCTGCGCCCCGGCGGCACGGTCGCGGTGGTGGACAGCACCTGGTTCCCGCACGGCCTCGACAACGCCTCGGAGAACTTCACCGGCCACTACGACAGCCAGGTGCAGGCGGAGCTGCCGCTGGCCACCGCGACCTCCATCGACAAGACCGTGGCGGTGCTGGAGGAGTCGGGCCTGACGGACGTCACGGCCGTCCCGCTGACGTCGATCTACGAGCTGGACCACCGGTACGGCGTGGCACCGAACCACGAGCACCAGATGCAGTACCTGGTCAGCGGCCGGGTCTGA
- a CDS encoding LacI family DNA-binding transcriptional regulator — protein sequence MPPAPRRVTQRDIARMAGVSQATVSLVLNNRADAEVRIAPETRDRVLRVIAETGYAADPVARRLASRFNRIIGVFTYEPAFPSGSRDFFHPFLLGIEEYAERVGCDLLLFTSAPVVDGRRRIFHRDNRLRLADGCILLGREIDAAELLRLNRDGYPYVAVGRRDDAGGPVPYVGADYAAAVRQLVELALGRGHRRLAYLGVDATAESSADRWHGFDAAAPAAESARRLADPTRDADAVLDDLAGDGSTVVFVEDFATAVALESAARRRGLRVPGDLSILTLGDPTVPVPTDTAFTGFHIPREEMGRQSVEVLTGVIDGSADGVQQRLLPCEFVEGDTLGAPEPAVDRR from the coding sequence GTGCCCCCTGCACCCCGACGCGTCACACAACGTGACATCGCACGGATGGCCGGCGTCAGCCAGGCAACCGTGTCGCTGGTGCTCAACAACCGCGCCGACGCGGAGGTGCGCATCGCCCCCGAGACCCGGGACCGGGTGCTGCGGGTGATCGCCGAGACCGGGTACGCCGCCGACCCGGTCGCCCGTCGGCTCGCGTCCCGGTTCAACCGGATCATCGGCGTCTTCACCTACGAGCCGGCGTTCCCCAGCGGCAGCCGGGACTTTTTCCACCCCTTCCTGCTCGGCATCGAGGAGTACGCCGAACGGGTCGGCTGCGACCTGCTGCTGTTCACCAGCGCACCCGTGGTCGACGGGCGTCGACGGATCTTCCACCGCGACAACCGGCTCCGCCTGGCCGACGGGTGCATCCTGCTCGGACGCGAGATCGACGCCGCCGAGCTGCTCCGGCTCAACCGCGACGGATACCCGTACGTGGCGGTGGGTCGCCGCGACGACGCGGGTGGACCGGTCCCCTACGTCGGCGCCGACTACGCCGCGGCGGTGCGGCAGCTCGTCGAACTGGCCCTGGGACGCGGCCACCGGCGCCTGGCCTACCTGGGCGTGGACGCCACCGCCGAGTCCTCGGCCGACCGCTGGCACGGGTTCGACGCCGCCGCACCGGCCGCCGAGTCGGCCCGCCGCCTGGCCGACCCGACCCGCGACGCCGACGCCGTCCTGGACGACCTCGCCGGGGACGGCAGCACGGTCGTCTTCGTCGAGGACTTCGCCACCGCCGTCGCCCTGGAGTCCGCCGCCCGCCGACGCGGGCTGCGCGTACCCGGTGACCTGTCGATCCTGACGCTCGGCGACCCGACGGTGCCGGTGCCCACCGACACCGCGTTCACCGGGTTCCACATCCCGCGCGAGGAGATGGGCCGGCAGTCGGTCGAGGTGCTGACCGGGGTCATCGACGGCAGCGCCGACGGCGTCCAGCAACGACTCCTCCCCTGCGAGTTCGTCGAGGGCGACACCCTCGGCGCCCCCGAACCGGCGGTCGACCGCCGATAG